The following proteins are encoded in a genomic region of Mycolicibacterium rutilum:
- a CDS encoding SRPBCC family protein, whose translation MTDRIEVQRLISAPPSQIFGVLADPQGHVAIDATGMLQDADGSPVRAAGDTFVVHMDREALNDFPLGKYDVTVSIQDFEQDRLISWTILGQIRPQIGHVYGYRLEPHADGTLVTSFYDWSDIDQHWRDAGIFPVVSELALRATLGILDRTVRRGYPRSSTQG comes from the coding sequence ATGACCGATCGGATCGAAGTCCAGCGCCTTATCTCCGCCCCGCCGTCGCAGATCTTCGGTGTGCTGGCCGACCCGCAGGGCCACGTCGCCATCGACGCCACCGGCATGCTGCAGGACGCCGACGGGTCACCCGTCCGCGCCGCCGGCGACACCTTCGTCGTGCACATGGACCGCGAAGCGCTCAACGACTTCCCGCTGGGCAAATACGACGTCACGGTGTCGATCCAGGACTTCGAGCAGGACCGGCTGATCTCCTGGACGATCCTTGGCCAGATCCGCCCGCAGATCGGCCACGTCTACGGGTACCGCCTCGAACCCCACGCCGACGGCACCCTGGTCACCTCGTTCTACGACTGGTCCGACATCGACCAGCACTGGCGCGACGCCGGGATCTTTCCCGTCGTCTCCGAACTCGCCCTGCGCGCGACCCTCGGAATTCTCGACCGCACCGTGCGCCGCGGCTACCCGAGATCGTCAACCCAGGGTTGA
- a CDS encoding DUF6636 domain-containing protein, which yields MMASWGGRGATLVVCAAGALTLPACGSQPSTAAPSTSPVPTATERSVDGPTGFIAPSGNIACRLDATYARCDIMDRDWSSPPKPADCEWDYGQGLLLVTAGPAEFICAGDTAFGVEDVLPYGEAVRVGPMRCESAEAGVTCRNADTGRGFVLSRQSYQLI from the coding sequence ATGATGGCTTCCTGGGGTGGGCGCGGGGCGACTCTGGTGGTGTGCGCTGCCGGTGCTCTAACCCTTCCGGCGTGCGGTTCGCAACCGAGCACTGCGGCGCCGTCCACCTCCCCCGTCCCGACGGCGACGGAGCGGTCCGTCGACGGGCCCACCGGGTTCATCGCGCCGTCGGGCAACATCGCCTGCCGCCTGGACGCCACGTACGCGCGCTGCGACATCATGGACCGCGACTGGTCTTCCCCGCCCAAGCCCGCCGATTGCGAATGGGACTACGGGCAGGGGCTGTTGCTCGTCACGGCCGGGCCGGCGGAGTTCATTTGCGCGGGCGACACCGCGTTCGGCGTCGAGGACGTACTGCCCTACGGCGAGGCGGTTCGCGTGGGCCCGATGCGGTGCGAGAGCGCCGAGGCCGGGGTCACGTGTCGCAACGCCGATACCGGCCGCGGGTTCGTGCTGTCGCGCCAGTCTTACCAGTTGATTTGA
- a CDS encoding phage holin family protein, with protein MAVQSKPAADASIGELMSQLSTQTSRLVRDEMRLAQKEFQESAKHAGIGAGLFSVAGLFAFFGAATMIAAAVAALALVLDVWAAALIVAAVLFVVAGIAALVGRKQAQEVTPAAPRTVETVKADIQELKDTRS; from the coding sequence ATGGCGGTGCAATCGAAACCTGCCGCAGACGCGTCGATCGGCGAGTTGATGAGTCAGTTGTCGACGCAGACGTCGCGGTTGGTCCGCGACGAGATGCGGTTGGCGCAGAAGGAATTTCAGGAATCGGCCAAGCACGCGGGCATTGGCGCCGGGTTGTTCAGCGTCGCGGGCCTGTTTGCGTTCTTCGGCGCGGCGACGATGATCGCGGCGGCTGTGGCGGCCTTGGCGTTGGTGCTCGACGTGTGGGCGGCGGCGCTGATCGTGGCGGCGGTGCTGTTCGTCGTCGCCGGGATCGCGGCGCTGGTGGGCCGCAAGCAGGCCCAAGAGGTCACCCCCGCCGCGCCGAGGACGGTCGAGACCGTCAAGGCCGACATCCAGGAGTTGAAGGACACTCGCTCATGA
- a CDS encoding helix-turn-helix transcriptional regulator, with the protein MRNHADTSHTQPALLRRATTFIHENAHRDITLGDIAAAVNVTPRSVQYAFRRHLGTTPLEYLRSIRLERAHRDLQIADPSVDTVMAIAGRWGFSHAGRFSSFYKRTFGTPPSQTLRGA; encoded by the coding sequence ATGCGCAACCATGCCGATACCTCCCACACGCAGCCGGCGCTGCTGCGGCGTGCGACGACGTTCATCCACGAGAACGCGCACCGCGACATCACGCTCGGCGATATCGCCGCGGCCGTCAACGTGACACCGCGGTCGGTGCAGTACGCGTTCCGCCGCCACCTGGGGACCACGCCGTTGGAGTATCTGCGCTCGATCCGCCTCGAACGTGCGCACCGGGACCTGCAGATCGCCGATCCGAGCGTCGACACCGTGATGGCGATCGCGGGGCGGTGGGGCTTCTCCCACGCCGGCCGGTTCAGCAGCTTCTACAAGCGCACGTTCGGCACGCCGCCGAGTCAGACGCTGCGCGGCGCCTGA
- the istB gene encoding IS21-like element helper ATPase IstB: protein MTPTPRTPKTTRAAAEEAPSAAASRYQQLRSHLAELKLAAAAEALPAVLDQASAEGLSLTVALERLLAVEVEASTARRLAGRLRFACLPTPATLVDFDVDAAAGIDRKLIDELGTCRYLESATNILLIGPPGTGKTHLSVGLARAAAHAGYRTYFTTAADLAARCHRAAIEGRWATTMRFYAGPTLLVIDELGYLPLPAEAASALFQVVSQRYLKTSIVITTNRGVGAWGDILGDTTVAAAMLDRLLHRSVVINLDGESYRLRDHQAAAETLRRTTTGNRQQLH, encoded by the coding sequence ATGACCCCCACCCCACGCACCCCGAAGACCACTAGGGCCGCCGCCGAGGAGGCGCCGTCGGCAGCCGCGAGCCGCTATCAACAGCTGCGCTCGCATCTGGCCGAGCTCAAACTGGCTGCCGCCGCCGAAGCCTTGCCCGCCGTCTTGGACCAGGCCAGCGCCGAAGGACTCTCGCTCACCGTCGCCTTGGAGCGGCTGCTGGCCGTCGAAGTCGAGGCCAGCACCGCGCGCCGCCTAGCGGGCCGGTTGCGGTTCGCTTGCCTGCCCACCCCGGCCACCCTCGTAGATTTCGATGTCGATGCCGCCGCCGGGATCGACCGCAAGCTCATCGATGAGTTGGGCACGTGTCGCTACCTCGAATCGGCGACCAACATCTTGCTCATCGGCCCACCGGGCACCGGCAAGACACACCTCAGCGTCGGCCTCGCCAGAGCTGCCGCGCACGCCGGCTACCGGACCTACTTCACCACCGCCGCGGATCTGGCCGCCCGCTGTCACCGCGCCGCCATCGAAGGACGCTGGGCCACCACCATGCGCTTCTACGCCGGACCGACGCTGCTGGTGATCGACGAACTGGGCTACCTGCCGTTGCCCGCCGAGGCCGCATCGGCGCTGTTTCAGGTTGTCTCCCAACGATATTTGAAGACCAGCATCGTCATCACCACCAACCGCGGGGTGGGTGCTTGGGGCGACATCCTCGGCGACACCACCGTCGCCGCCGCCATGCTCGACCGCCTGCTGCACCGCTCCGTGGTAATCAACCTCGACGGCGAGTCCTACCGCCTACGCGACCACCAAGCGGCCGCCGAAACGCTACGCCGAACCACCACCGGCAACCGCCAACAACTACACTGA
- a CDS encoding methylated-DNA--[protein]-cysteine S-methyltransferase: MTANIFHEAADPATLDRLHRRLEHDAETAQLLDIAYRTVDSPVGPLLLAATPAGVLRVAYAIEDHDAVLARLAATVSPRILNAPRRLDTLAAQLDEYFAKRRTTFDVPVDLRLTDGFRRTVIEHLRAIGYGRRESYAAVAAAVGNPRAVRAVGTACGHNPLPVVIPCHRVVRSDGSAGQYVGGAQAKSTLLNLEAA, encoded by the coding sequence ATGACCGCCAACATCTTCCATGAAGCCGCCGACCCCGCGACCCTCGACCGGCTGCACCGTCGGCTGGAACACGACGCCGAGACCGCCCAGTTGCTCGACATCGCCTACCGCACCGTCGACAGCCCCGTCGGCCCACTGCTGCTGGCCGCCACCCCCGCCGGCGTGCTCCGCGTGGCCTACGCGATCGAGGACCACGACGCGGTCCTTGCCCGCCTCGCCGCCACGGTCAGCCCGCGCATCCTGAACGCCCCGCGCCGGCTCGACACCCTCGCCGCGCAACTCGACGAGTACTTCGCCAAGCGCCGCACCACCTTTGACGTTCCCGTCGACCTGCGCCTCACCGACGGGTTCCGGCGCACGGTGATCGAGCATCTGCGCGCCATCGGCTACGGCCGACGCGAAAGCTACGCCGCCGTTGCCGCCGCCGTCGGCAACCCGCGCGCGGTCCGCGCCGTCGGGACCGCCTGCGGGCACAACCCGCTGCCGGTCGTCATCCCGTGTCACCGGGTGGTGCGCTCGGACGGCTCGGCCGGCCAGTACGTCGGCGGGGCGCAGGCCAAGTCGACGTTGCTCAACCTCGAGGCCGCCTGA
- a CDS encoding helix-turn-helix domain-containing protein, with amino-acid sequence MDHKTLGLRVAQARGERDVTQAKLGEMVGLERSAISRAEKGERRLTMAEMVAIAEALGRPLGFFVNDPLPAVVNRRRDLANAPEDARHDTTEALDTEIELFAADALMLLEMGLLAPVKRDREARTPQGHEEAEHLASAVRDSLGAGDEPILNLGQACEQLGLYTYAASLGTNGPDGGCVEVTADDESIAVAVINGDVDSGRRRMTLAHELGHWLCGDAYDAMAGADCEKMLFSFAIHFLAPRSGATRVWLDHADWNSRDRALAVAAVYHLSWSAAVNQLRNLGLIDWEEAKSLLHQEPRRGDYVHLKLTWAREPKSPYLSPGFSAACIEGYTSGQLTAARTIELLRDTMSPDELPERPVLSLDDLRRSFAGHGD; translated from the coding sequence ATGGACCACAAGACGCTTGGACTCCGCGTAGCCCAGGCGCGCGGCGAAAGGGACGTTACCCAGGCCAAGCTTGGTGAAATGGTCGGACTGGAACGTTCGGCAATTAGTCGCGCCGAAAAGGGCGAGCGCAGACTCACCATGGCGGAGATGGTCGCGATCGCCGAAGCATTAGGGCGGCCACTTGGGTTCTTTGTCAACGATCCGCTTCCAGCGGTCGTCAATCGAAGGCGAGATCTCGCCAACGCTCCAGAAGATGCGCGTCACGATACGACCGAGGCACTCGATACTGAGATCGAACTGTTCGCCGCCGATGCCCTCATGCTGCTAGAGATGGGCCTTCTCGCACCAGTCAAACGCGACCGCGAGGCTCGAACTCCGCAAGGCCACGAAGAAGCCGAACATCTGGCTTCAGCGGTTCGTGACAGTCTCGGGGCAGGAGACGAGCCAATACTTAATCTTGGTCAGGCTTGCGAGCAACTCGGCCTGTATACCTATGCCGCTTCCCTAGGAACGAACGGCCCAGACGGTGGCTGCGTAGAGGTCACTGCTGACGACGAGAGCATCGCAGTCGCAGTAATAAACGGTGATGTGGATTCCGGTCGGCGCCGTATGACACTCGCTCACGAATTGGGTCACTGGCTCTGTGGTGACGCCTACGACGCGATGGCTGGCGCAGACTGCGAGAAGATGCTCTTTTCGTTCGCCATTCACTTCCTCGCCCCACGCTCGGGTGCAACGCGGGTATGGCTAGACCACGCCGACTGGAATAGCCGCGACCGAGCACTTGCAGTCGCCGCGGTGTATCACCTGAGTTGGTCAGCGGCTGTAAATCAACTGCGCAATCTGGGGTTGATCGACTGGGAAGAAGCCAAGTCGCTGTTACACCAAGAGCCACGGAGGGGTGACTACGTGCACCTCAAGTTAACGTGGGCAAGAGAACCCAAGAGCCCCTACCTTTCGCCCGGTTTCAGTGCAGCATGTATCGAGGGCTACACATCCGGTCAACTCACAGCAGCCCGGACGATTGAACTGCTGCGCGACACCATGTCGCCAGACGAATTGCCCGAAAGGCCAGTCCTCTCACTGGACGATTTGCGAAGGTCATTCGCGGGCCACGGTGACTGA
- a CDS encoding GNAT family N-acetyltransferase has protein sequence MGIEVTEAVDDDLAELADVAARTFPLACPPAVTADNVAAFIAENLSQQRFGDYLRDPDRTVLVARADDGSLSGYAMLVRGVPDDDDVQRAVVARPAVEVSKIYVLPERHGAGVAAELMTASLRAAGTLGAAVVWLGVNQQNRRAQRFYAKQGFEVAGTKTFRLGAAIENDYVMVRPLQP, from the coding sequence TTGGGTATTGAGGTCACCGAGGCCGTCGACGACGACCTCGCCGAACTGGCCGACGTGGCCGCACGCACCTTTCCGCTGGCGTGTCCGCCCGCGGTGACGGCGGACAACGTCGCGGCGTTCATCGCGGAGAACCTGTCGCAGCAGCGTTTCGGCGACTATCTGCGCGACCCGGACCGCACGGTGCTCGTCGCGCGCGCCGACGACGGGTCGCTGTCGGGTTACGCCATGCTGGTCCGCGGCGTCCCCGATGACGACGACGTCCAGCGCGCGGTCGTCGCCCGGCCCGCGGTCGAGGTGTCGAAGATCTACGTGCTGCCCGAGCGGCACGGCGCCGGGGTCGCCGCGGAACTGATGACCGCCTCACTGCGGGCGGCGGGCACGCTCGGCGCGGCGGTGGTCTGGCTCGGGGTCAACCAGCAGAACCGTCGGGCGCAGCGGTTCTATGCCAAGCAGGGTTTCGAGGTGGCCGGCACCAAGACCTTTCGGCTCGGTGCCGCGATCGAGAACGACTACGTGATGGTGCGCCCGCTTCAGCCGTAG
- a CDS encoding AlbA family DNA-binding domain-containing protein translates to MDSEKLEELLGNPEDTHLDLKAEVDLDSTEGKLKFTKDVVAMSNRPPGGYILIGVDDNETPCMPAGTITNSKRFDGARLGGLVRRYIEGEVHLSVRVHELRGNQIVMIFVPHHRDCLPVPFSKDGQFEESSKNRMGLVFREGGSGSARAPRTCDSGILTGRTSSLNTSNRFARSPLRACRRCCGKSSTPAN, encoded by the coding sequence ATGGATTCAGAGAAGCTCGAAGAACTTCTTGGCAATCCCGAAGATACGCACCTGGACCTCAAAGCCGAAGTCGATCTGGACAGCACTGAGGGCAAGCTCAAATTCACCAAAGACGTTGTAGCCATGTCAAATCGCCCACCGGGCGGCTACATCCTTATCGGCGTCGACGACAACGAAACCCCATGTATGCCCGCCGGAACGATCACCAATTCAAAACGGTTCGACGGCGCACGACTGGGAGGGCTCGTCCGCAGGTACATCGAAGGGGAGGTACATCTAAGCGTCCGAGTCCACGAGCTCCGCGGCAATCAAATCGTCATGATCTTCGTGCCGCATCACCGAGACTGCCTACCTGTGCCCTTCAGCAAGGACGGACAGTTCGAGGAGTCAAGCAAGAACAGGATGGGCTTGGTATTCCGAGAAGGTGGCTCTGGGTCCGCGAGGGCGCCGAGAACGTGCGACTCCGGCATTCTCACTGGCCGGACCTCCTCTCTGAATACGTCAAACAGGTTCGCGCGGAGTCCCTTGAGGGCATGCAGGAGGTGTTGCGGGAAGTCATCGACGCCCGCAAATTAA
- a CDS encoding Mu transposase domain-containing protein translates to MLTWEDDLEVHALRRRGWSISAIARHTGFDRKTVRKYLAGGGEPGVRARSGPDPFDPFVDYVTARLTEDPHLWARTLFDELEQLGFGLSYQSLTRNIRARDLRPVCEACRTATQRPNAVIPHAPGEETQWDWLELPDPPASWGWGKTAHLLVGSLAHSGKWRAALAPSEDQPHLVACLDRVTRGLGGVTRVWRFDRMATVCDPGSGRVTASFAGVAKHYGVSVAVCPARRGNRKGVVEKVNHTAAQRWWRTLADEATVEQAQVSLDRFAAVRGDTRLRATADGRSSVAVVAKTEPLAPAPASPYLVIVSETRTASRQALVSYRGNRYSVPPELAAAQVVVSHPVGGQFCDIATTGGIVIARHRMAADGLGVMVRDSGHVIALDTAAMATATTGRPHRRKERIPPGPAAKAAAAQLLRLDAETIQTSTPSTNSTVIDLSAYERAARNRTIQ, encoded by the coding sequence ATGCTCACATGGGAGGACGATTTGGAAGTACATGCCCTACGCCGTCGTGGCTGGTCGATCTCAGCGATCGCCCGCCACACTGGTTTCGACCGCAAGACGGTCCGCAAGTATCTGGCCGGTGGCGGCGAACCGGGGGTCCGTGCCCGCAGCGGTCCGGACCCGTTCGATCCGTTCGTCGACTACGTCACCGCCCGGTTGACCGAGGACCCGCACCTGTGGGCGCGCACCCTGTTCGACGAGCTCGAGCAGCTGGGGTTCGGCCTGTCGTATCAGAGCCTGACGCGCAACATCCGGGCCCGGGATCTGCGTCCGGTGTGCGAGGCGTGCCGCACGGCCACACAGCGCCCGAACGCGGTGATCCCGCACGCCCCGGGTGAGGAAACCCAATGGGACTGGCTGGAATTGCCCGATCCGCCGGCATCCTGGGGGTGGGGCAAGACCGCGCATCTGCTGGTGGGCTCGCTAGCGCATTCGGGCAAGTGGCGCGCCGCCCTGGCGCCCTCGGAAGACCAGCCGCACCTGGTCGCCTGCCTGGACCGGGTGACCCGAGGCCTGGGCGGGGTCACGCGGGTGTGGCGTTTTGACCGGATGGCCACGGTGTGTGATCCCGGCTCGGGTCGGGTGACCGCGTCGTTCGCCGGGGTGGCCAAGCACTACGGCGTCTCAGTGGCGGTCTGCCCGGCTCGGCGGGGCAACCGTAAGGGTGTGGTGGAGAAGGTCAATCACACTGCGGCGCAGCGCTGGTGGCGGACGCTGGCCGACGAGGCCACCGTGGAGCAGGCTCAGGTGAGCCTGGATCGCTTCGCCGCGGTGCGCGGCGACACCCGGCTGCGGGCCACCGCCGACGGCCGGTCCTCGGTCGCTGTGGTGGCCAAGACCGAGCCGTTGGCACCTGCGCCGGCGTCGCCGTATCTGGTGATCGTGTCGGAGACTCGCACAGCGTCGCGGCAGGCGTTGGTGTCCTATCGCGGTAACCGTTATTCGGTGCCCCCGGAACTGGCGGCGGCTCAGGTCGTGGTCAGCCATCCTGTCGGTGGCCAGTTCTGCGACATCGCCACCACTGGCGGGATCGTGATCGCCCGCCACCGGATGGCCGCCGACGGGCTCGGGGTGATGGTGCGCGACAGCGGCCATGTCATCGCCCTCGATACCGCCGCGATGGCCACCGCCACCACCGGACGCCCACACCGCCGCAAAGAACGCATCCCACCCGGCCCAGCCGCCAAAGCCGCTGCCGCACAACTACTGCGGCTCGATGCCGAAACAATCCAAACATCAACTCCATCAACCAATTCCACCGTCATCGACCTGTCCGCCTACGAGCGGGCCGCCCGGAACAGGACCATCCAATGA
- a CDS encoding Clp protease N-terminal domain-containing protein, with product MNQPAKITNPVRLDDLIDVIKQVHDEPLDQLTDAVLAAESLGEIADHLIGHFVDQARRSGASWTDIGKCMGVTKQAAQKRFVPKTPSGADLLDPNAGFGRFTPRARNVVVESQNLAHAAGNTEISPEHLLLALFKDPDGLAVKLLAGQGVTADTVTAAVQLPARVDAELPALTPFDAAAKKVLELTFRQALRLGHNYIGTEHIVLAMLEAEEDDGILHRLGVDRARFESDLAAALEPFTKG from the coding sequence ATGAACCAGCCCGCCAAAATCACCAACCCGGTTCGGCTCGATGACCTCATCGACGTCATCAAGCAGGTCCATGACGAGCCGCTTGACCAGCTGACCGACGCGGTGCTGGCCGCCGAGTCGCTCGGCGAGATCGCCGACCACCTCATCGGGCACTTCGTCGACCAGGCCCGCCGCTCAGGCGCCTCCTGGACCGACATCGGCAAGTGCATGGGCGTCACCAAGCAGGCCGCTCAGAAGCGGTTCGTGCCCAAGACTCCCAGCGGCGCCGACCTGCTCGACCCCAACGCCGGTTTCGGCCGGTTCACCCCCCGCGCCCGCAACGTCGTGGTGGAGTCGCAGAACCTCGCGCATGCCGCCGGCAACACCGAGATCAGCCCGGAGCACCTGCTGCTGGCCCTGTTCAAGGATCCCGACGGCCTCGCGGTCAAGCTGCTGGCCGGCCAGGGCGTCACCGCCGACACCGTGACGGCGGCCGTGCAGCTGCCGGCCCGCGTCGACGCCGAGCTGCCGGCACTCACGCCGTTCGACGCCGCGGCCAAAAAGGTGCTCGAGCTGACGTTCCGCCAAGCACTTCGCCTGGGACACAACTACATCGGCACCGAGCACATCGTGCTCGCGATGTTGGAGGCCGAAGAGGACGACGGCATCCTGCACCGCCTCGGCGTCGACCGGGCGCGCTTCGAAAGCGATCTGGCCGCCGCGCTCGAACCGTTCACGAAAGGCTGA
- a CDS encoding PPOX class F420-dependent oxidoreductase, protein MKLNDAARALIGRGADATLVTLNPDGSPQATLVWIALQSTPDGDELVTAHLSEHKKVRNVRRDPRVAVTILSPDGVGEAMRPYLAITGTARIVEGGAPELLKELAQTLSNPDVFPPADAPPGYLTRIRIDKVGGIGPWAS, encoded by the coding sequence ATGAAACTCAACGACGCGGCCCGCGCGCTGATCGGCAGGGGTGCCGACGCGACCCTGGTCACCCTCAACCCCGACGGCAGTCCCCAGGCGACGCTGGTGTGGATCGCGCTGCAGTCGACACCGGACGGCGATGAACTGGTCACCGCACACCTCTCCGAGCACAAGAAGGTGCGCAACGTGCGCCGCGACCCACGCGTCGCGGTCACGATCCTGTCCCCCGACGGTGTCGGTGAGGCGATGCGGCCCTATCTGGCGATCACCGGGACCGCGCGCATCGTCGAGGGCGGGGCGCCGGAACTGCTCAAGGAACTGGCGCAGACACTGAGCAACCCCGACGTGTTCCCGCCCGCCGACGCGCCGCCGGGATACCTGACCCGGATCCGCATCGACAAGGTCGGCGGGATCGGTCCGTGGGCCTCCTGA
- the zapE gene encoding cell division protein ZapE — translation MDGSSGVQHLVDRHPQVTPERLIAQLVPPPTFADVSFDTYIPDPGQPSQAAAVQSCARFCDQAVARREGKKKLFGRREVLPGVGLYLDGGFGVGKTHLLASSYYRVPGPKAFATFGELTQVASVFGFAECIELLADHVLVCIDEFELDDPGNTTLVSRLLSALVERGVSVAATSNTLPEQLGEGRFAAQDFLREINTLAAIFETVRIDGPDYRHRDLPPAPEPLTDAEVAERAAQSSSATIDDFDALCAHLATMHPSRYLTLIEGVSAVFVTRVHPIDDQNVALRLVALTDRLYDAGIPVVASGAKLDTIFSEEMLAGGFRKKYLRAISRLLALSREGTNYG, via the coding sequence ATGGACGGGTCCAGCGGGGTGCAGCATCTGGTCGACCGCCATCCCCAGGTCACGCCGGAACGGCTGATCGCCCAGCTGGTGCCGCCGCCGACGTTCGCCGACGTCAGCTTCGACACCTACATCCCCGATCCGGGGCAGCCGTCGCAGGCCGCGGCGGTGCAGTCGTGTGCGCGGTTCTGCGATCAGGCGGTGGCGCGGCGCGAAGGCAAGAAGAAGCTGTTCGGCCGCCGCGAGGTGCTGCCCGGGGTGGGGTTGTACCTCGACGGCGGCTTCGGGGTCGGCAAGACCCACCTGCTGGCGTCGTCGTACTACCGGGTGCCGGGGCCGAAGGCGTTCGCGACGTTCGGCGAGTTGACCCAAGTGGCAAGCGTTTTCGGCTTCGCGGAGTGCATCGAACTGCTCGCCGACCACGTGCTGGTGTGCATCGACGAGTTCGAGCTCGACGATCCGGGCAACACGACGCTGGTCTCGCGGCTGCTGTCGGCGCTCGTCGAGCGGGGCGTGTCGGTGGCGGCGACGTCGAACACGCTGCCCGAACAACTCGGTGAAGGCCGCTTCGCCGCCCAGGATTTCTTGCGTGAAATCAACACGCTCGCAGCGATTTTCGAGACCGTGCGCATCGACGGACCCGACTACCGGCATCGGGATCTGCCGCCGGCGCCGGAGCCGCTGACCGACGCGGAGGTCGCCGAGCGCGCGGCCCAGTCGTCCAGCGCGACGATCGACGACTTCGACGCGCTGTGCGCGCACCTGGCCACCATGCACCCGTCGCGGTACCTGACCCTGATCGAAGGGGTGAGCGCGGTGTTCGTCACCCGCGTGCATCCGATCGACGACCAGAACGTCGCGCTGCGGCTCGTGGCGCTGACCGACCGGCTCTATGACGCCGGCATCCCGGTCGTCGCGTCGGGCGCCAAACTCGACACCATCTTCAGCGAGGAGATGCTCGCCGGCGGGTTCCGCAAGAAGTACCTGCGCGCGATCTCGCGGCTGCTCGCGCTGTCGCGGGAGGGCACCAACTACGGCTGA
- a CDS encoding RNA polymerase sigma factor, with product MRPFEDVVTQYGATVFKVCRAVVGPVDAEDAWSETFLSALRAYPDLPADANVEAWLVTIAHRRALDVGRARSRRPTPTDTMPDMPAPRADPAARDPDLWETLARLPTKQRQAVAYHHIAGLPFAEIAELLGNSPDAARRAAADGIKTLRNIYREDQSS from the coding sequence GTGCGACCGTTCGAAGACGTGGTGACCCAGTACGGCGCCACCGTGTTCAAAGTGTGCCGCGCGGTCGTCGGGCCCGTCGACGCCGAGGACGCCTGGTCGGAGACCTTCCTGTCCGCCCTGCGCGCCTACCCCGACCTGCCCGCCGACGCCAACGTCGAGGCCTGGCTGGTCACCATCGCCCACCGCCGCGCGCTCGACGTCGGCCGCGCCCGGTCGCGTCGACCCACCCCGACCGACACCATGCCCGACATGCCGGCACCCCGCGCCGACCCGGCCGCCCGCGACCCCGACCTCTGGGAAACGCTGGCCCGCCTACCCACCAAACAACGCCAGGCCGTCGCCTACCACCACATCGCCGGGCTGCCCTTCGCCGAAATCGCCGAACTGCTCGGCAACTCCCCCGACGCCGCCCGCCGCGCCGCCGCCGACGGCATCAAGACACTGCGCAACATCTACCGTGAGGACCAATCATCATGA
- a CDS encoding DUF3618 domain-containing protein, with protein sequence MTAPNPRPEPGPEAGKDDIEADIEQTRAELGETVEALQAKLDVKERAKEKVDETKEAAKDKAAETKERVVQKAEAVRHTATDNPKQTVPVAAIALAAALGVGFLIWRRRR encoded by the coding sequence ATGACCGCACCGAATCCCCGTCCCGAGCCTGGCCCGGAGGCCGGCAAGGACGACATCGAGGCCGACATCGAGCAGACCCGCGCCGAGCTCGGCGAGACCGTCGAGGCGCTGCAGGCGAAGCTGGACGTCAAGGAGCGCGCCAAGGAGAAGGTCGACGAGACCAAGGAAGCCGCCAAGGACAAGGCCGCCGAGACCAAAGAGCGCGTCGTGCAGAAGGCCGAGGCGGTCCGCCATACGGCGACCGACAACCCGAAGCAGACGGTCCCGGTGGCAGCGATCGCACTGGCCGCGGCGCTCGGTGTGGGATTCCTGATCTGGCGGCGACGCCGCTGA